The Geobacter metallireducens GS-15 region TTCCAGCCTGCCGGACAACTCACGTATCCGTCTTTCACGGCCGCTTTCACGGCGCTTTCCAGCTGTGCCAGGACTTCTTCGGAGAGATTACTCGGGTTTTCCGGCAACGTGATCCTGCCGCTCTTTTTCTTCCGGTCTGCATCACAAAAGTCGCGCATGGCAGTTCTCCTCTGAAATAAATCTACTCCTCTTGCTTGTAACGTGTTGCTTTACGCGTTCTGCGGCGCACCCTTCCGCAGGGTCTCTAGCCACTCCTGAATAAAGAGGTCGAGGTACTCCCGGCTGATGGCGCTGGAATGGGGCGTGATCAGGACGTTGCGTTGCTCCCAGAGAGGCGAGGAGGCCGGCAGCGGCTCTTCGGCAAAGACATCCAGACCGGCACCTGCCAGGCGGCCATCCTCCAGGGCGGCCACAAGGTCTTCCTCCCGGTAACAGTTCCCTCGACCCAGGTTGTAAAGGTAGGCTCCCGGCCTCATGGCATTGAAGTGTCGTGCGGTGAAAATACCATCGGTTGCCGTCCCGCCGGGAAGCAGCAGAACCACATGATCGGCTTCAGGCAACGCCTCCTCCAGCGCGTCAAAAGAGATCACCCTGTCGACACAAGGGCTGCCCGCAAAGGATTCCGGGTTGCGCTTGACCCCGGTTACGTGCGCACCGAAGGCTTTGAGCAGTTCCGCCATGGACTGCCCCAGCGCCCCCAAACCTACGATCATGACCCGCTGGCTGAAGAGGCCGACACAACCGCTGTAGTCCGGACGCCCCCACATCCGGCGGCCCTGATCTTCAAGCGACTGGCCGAGGCGCCGGTTGAAATAAAGCATCATGGAGAGAAGACTCTCGCGCATGATACGACCGTGGAAGCTGCCATGACAGGTCATCACCCTCCCTGACGGGTCTGCCGCAACCCAGTCACGGCCGGCGGCAGGAGTGAAGAGTGCCTTAAGCCGGGGAGCGGTCGCATACCACTCGGGTTTGAAGACCCACACAAGGGCATATTCGGCATCGGGAAGCCGGTCCATGAAGTCGCTGTCGCTCGCCGAGACGGTAATGGCCACTTCCGGGAGTGCTTGGCGTATCTGCTCGACGTGACGTGGCTTCAGGGTGAAGGCGTCAATGTTGTTGTGCAGATGGATAAGGAGATTGCTGATCTTCATGGGTGCGTTTCGCTCTCAGAAACCGTCGGTCTTATCAATGCGTTACAGGAGTAACGACTATATCGATTCTGGCAGGCGTGGTCAATCTGCTGCGGCAAATCAGTACCCTCTTGTTTTCTCGGAGATATATGTGCCCCCCTCGTGCCGCTACCGCAAGTGCCGCACTGCCCGCGTGAGCCCTTCCAGCGTGAGGGGGAACATGGGAAAGAGACCTCCTACCACGGGGACGGTCTCGTAGTGCATCCAGGAATTCTCGGGAAGCGGGTTCATCCAGGCCCGCCGGCCGAAGGCGTCGGCAAGCTGGCGGAGCCAGTCCAGGCCGGACATGGTGCCGGCACGATACCGCTCCAGAATGCCGGAAGGGCTCATCAGTTCGTAGGGGGCCATGGCCCCGTCGCCCACGAAGATGAGTCGATACTCCTTTCCGTACTCCCTGATCACCTCGGCCGTGGGGATGGATTCGTCGGAATCGAGGTCGACATAGAGGTCCTCGTAGACGCAGTTATGGAAGTAGAATGCGCGGAAATCCCTGAAATGGTTGAGTCCGTGGGCCGCGGAAAAGAGCCGCTCCGACAGGGCCCTGAACGGCTCCATGGAACCACCCGAGTCCATAATCAGCAGAACGCGCACCTGGTTCTCCCGCTCGCGGGCAAAGACCAGATCGATCTCCCCGGCGTTCCTGCAGGTCCTGTCGATGGTGCCCTCAAGGTCGAGATGTTCCTCGGCACCGCATTCCCTCAGATCGCGCAGACGCTTCAGTGCCACGCCGATCTGGCGCACATCCAGGGT contains the following coding sequences:
- a CDS encoding D-2-hydroxyacid dehydrogenase, yielding MKISNLLIHLHNNIDAFTLKPRHVEQIRQALPEVAITVSASDSDFMDRLPDAEYALVWVFKPEWYATAPRLKALFTPAAGRDWVAADPSGRVMTCHGSFHGRIMRESLLSMMLYFNRRLGQSLEDQGRRMWGRPDYSGCVGLFSQRVMIVGLGALGQSMAELLKAFGAHVTGVKRNPESFAGSPCVDRVISFDALEEALPEADHVVLLLPGGTATDGIFTARHFNAMRPGAYLYNLGRGNCYREEDLVAALEDGRLAGAGLDVFAEEPLPASSPLWEQRNVLITPHSSAISREYLDLFIQEWLETLRKGAPQNA
- a CDS encoding vWA domain-containing protein translates to MFLALYHSLRALKVPVSLTEWLTLLEGLANGLHNQSLEDFYYLSRSLLVKDVAHYDAFDQAFAYCFKDAPIPEDLATRKKVLEWLRDAQAPRRLSEEELARLEALSLDELLRQLEERLRTQDGAHHGGKKWIGTGGTSPFGAGGNHPSGISFAAEGGGGRAVLQAFGRRYRNLRNDLTLDVRQIGVALKRLRDLRECGAEEHLDLEGTIDRTCRNAGEIDLVFARERENQVRVLLIMDSGGSMEPFRALSERLFSAAHGLNHFRDFRAFYFHNCVYEDLYVDLDSDESIPTAEVIREYGKEYRLIFVGDGAMAPYELMSPSGILERYRAGTMSGLDWLRQLADAFGRRAWMNPLPENSWMHYETVPVVGGLFPMFPLTLEGLTRAVRHLR